GGAGTGCCAGCTCCTCCATACCCTGGAAATAGGGCTGCACACGCTATTTGTCGGTGAGATCAAGGACGTGAAGGCCGAGGAAAATATCCTGGACCAGGACGGAAAGCCCGATATAGAGAAAATAAGACCCCTGATATTTTCCCCGACAAGTCTGACTTATTACGGCATCGGCGAATATCTGGGCAAGGCATTTTCACTCGGGAAAGAGATAAAAGCACATTCCTGACGGCTTTCCTCTGGGACATGACCCAATTGCGACAGCATTTGGGATCGTGTCCCCAGATCCGATGACCCAATTGCGACAGCATTTGGGATCGTGTCCCCAGATCCGCTTGCTACCTCAAGCGCGGGTCGAGGGAATCCCGGATGCCTTCACCCAGGAGGTTGTATCCCAGGACGGTCAATAGGATGGCCAATCCCGGATAGAGGGAGAGCCACCAGGCGATATCAATGTTGTCCTTGCCGGCGGTGAGGATATTTCCCCAGCTCGGGGTGGGAGGCTGGACGCCGATGCCGAGAAAACTCAGGGCTGATTCGGTGAGAATGGCGCCGGCTACCCCGAGTGTGGCGGCTACCAGCACGGAGGCCAT
The nucleotide sequence above comes from Deltaproteobacteria bacterium. Encoded proteins:
- a CDS encoding flavin reductase family protein is translated as ECQLLHTLEIGLHTLFVGEIKDVKAEENILDQDGKPDIEKIRPLIFSPTSLTYYGIGEYLGKAFSLGKEIKAHS